The DNA window GAGACGAGTGGTGCGGATGAGGGTTCAGAGGGAGGCGCGCGCCAGGAGGCGCGCACCGAGGTCGGCGGGGCCCACCCTCGCGCGGCGCAGCGCCCGGCCGATGTCGGCGGCGAGGGCGGCGTCGTCGGGTGCGAGCTCCATGAGGGCGACGAGGACCAGGTCGAGCGGGTCAGCCGTGTCGGACCCGCCGAGTCTGCTGGCCCTGCTGGCCGAGTCGGGCGTGGCGGCTGAGTCGGTCCCGGCGGCTGGATCGGCCGCGAAGCCGGGCCCGAGCGCGCCGGCCCTGTCGGCCGGGTCGGCCGGATCGGCACCGGCCGCCGGGTCGGCCGGACCGGGCGCGAGTGCGGCGAGCGCCCCGCTGAGGCAGCGCTGGAACAGGCCGTCCTTGGAGCCGAAGGCCCCGTAAAGGCTGGCGCGCCCGACGCCGGTGGCGCGCACAAGGTCGTCCACGCTGGTGGCGGCGAAGCCGCGGCGGGCGAAGACGGCGGAAGCGCGAGCAACGACGTCGGGCTCGGAGAAGGTTCTGGGGCGTCCCATGGGATTTAGACTAACCGTTCCAGAACGATCGGTCAAGAACTTGTGCGCTCGCTCTCACTCGGGAACTGCGTCCGGCGTCAATCACCGACGGGGCGGAGCGCGCCACCGCGCGGGCCGGGGGGCGTCGCCCGCCGCGGACCAGCGCCGTTGGCCGCCGCGCGCCACCGCGCGGACCAGCGCCGTCGGCCTCTCAGCCGGCCGCGGCCAGGAGCAGCTCGCGCGGCAGCATGTCGATGCGCTGCTCGGCCACCGTCCAGCCGACCCGCGCGAAGGCGGCCGCCATGGGCGTGTTCGTAATGTCGACGTCGGCCACGAGGGAGCGGCAGCCGGCCTCGACGAGCGCGCACGTGGCGAGCTCGAGCAGCCGCTGGCCGTAGCGGCGGCCCCGGCACCCGCGGACCACGCCCACCTGGAGGACGTAGCCGGGTCCGCCCGGGGCGCCGATCCAGGACACCAGTCCCACGGGCTCGGAACCGGCGTCGTAGGCCAGGTGCAGGCACTGCCAGGGATCGGAGGCGAGCAGGTCGCGGACGGTCTCGCGCGCCGCCCGCTCCAGACCGACGCGGGCGGTGAGCGTCCGGTCGGCCACGTCGAGGCTGCCCACCAGCACGTCCCTCACCGTGGGCTCGAGGCGCGGATCCTCCGGGCCGACGAGGGGCTCCAAGTGCAGCGGGCAGTCGGCGGGCGGCGCCGCCAGGCCCGGATGCGGGACGAGGTCGTAATGATGGCGCTCCACCAGCAGGTCCCAGCCCGCATCGCGCAGGGCCCGCGCCCACGCCCGCAGCTCCGGGGAGTCGACGCCCGCACCCGGCGGGACGTAGAGGCAGGCCTCGGGCCACTCCTGGTCGCTCACGCCGGCCGTGGCCGCGGCAACGACGGCGGCCAGCGCCTCCTCGTCGTCGGCGCCGAAGAAGTCGAGCACGGTCTGGGCGCCCGTGAGAAGACCGGCGACGGCGGCCCGAGGCCCGCCCTCATCCCCGACGGCGACCCAGACCAGGTCGGGGCGGCGGAAGTCCCCTCCGGCGAAGGCCCGGGACAGGCTGTCGGGGTCGCGCTGGCGCCGCTGGGTCGGGCAGTCCACGAGGGGCGGGACGCGGCGGAGGCAGTCGATGGCCGTATCGACGTCGGCCGGCTGGATAATGGTGAAGGTCATAGGAGTTCCTGATCCTGCGGCCTCAGCCGCGGTCGGGGAACCGGCCTCCGCGGGAGGCCGGAGACGGCGATGTCATAAGACCTCCTCCTCCGTCGTCGGAGCAAGGCAGGAGCACGGTACCAGGCGGGGTTCCGCCGATCAACGGGCGGCCGGAGCTGGCGTGAGCAGGACCCTCTGGACCCGGGGAGAGTTCCTTCCCGAGCCCGGAAGACCCCTCTCACTCCGCAAGAACCCCCGGGTCCCCCTCCCGGCGAGGGAGACCCGTCGCGCCTTCAATCGGCGAGCTCGATGGTCACGGACCGCGAACCGTTCCAACCCGAAAGCAGCGACGCGTCCCCGTCCATCTCGCCAATGCGCACGATCCCGTTGTAACGCCCGACGTCGGCGTAGTAGAGCACGATCACGCCACCGGGGGCGTACCAGCCGATGGTTCCCGCCGGTGCGCTCTCGCCCGCGGGCGCGCCCTCCATCGTCAGCGGACTCGGCGGCGCGGCGAGCACCTCCTGGCCGCCGTAGTCGGAGAAGTCCAGGGTGAGCGGCAGCTGGTCGATCAACGATCGCGCGGTCGGGTTGTCGTGCAGCCTCGCCTCAATGGTCTGGTTGCCGACGGTCGTGCGAATACGGGTCTCTCCCACGGTTTCTCCCGATGGTTCTGAGTCGGACTCGGCGGTGGGCGCGGGCACGACGGCGTTCGTGGGATCCGGCCGGGACCCGACCGGACTGCAGGCGGAGAGGGCGGCGCAGACCGCCAGCGCGAGCGCGGCGGCGGGCCGGGCGGCCACAGTGGGCCGTGGGCCCGGCGGCCACAGCGGGCCGGGCGGCCACCGACGCGCGACGCGACCCGGTGCCGCGGGTCGGGGCCGCCGCCGAGGGATGAGCGGTCCCGATGCGCGGGCGCGGCCCGCTCACGCCGGCTCTTCCCCCACCGTGACGCGGAACGGTCCGGGGACCGCGTGGAGCCGCCAGATGCGTTCGGCGAGCGCTGCGGGCTCGTAGAGCGGATCGCCGCCGCCGATCGCACCGGGGATGATGAGCTGGCGCACGTTGACCCCCCTCGGGGCCGCCGCCTCGTGGAGCATGGCCCCGTACGCCGATTCTCCGGCGAAGGCGGTGGATGTACCGGCGACCCTGCCATTGGGCGTGGCGGCGCTCGCCCCGTTGATGAGGAGGATCGTACCCGCGCCGCGCTCCATCATGCCGGGCAGCACCTGCCCGACCGCCGCGGAGAACCCGAGTATCGAGAGTTCGACGGCGGCCCGGAGGTCCTCGACCGTGGTTTCGAGCACCGGCTTCAGGAAATCGGCGCCGGGCACAGGGCTGAACTGCATCGCCTCGATGGGGCCGAGGTCCTCGGCCGCCCTTTCCAGCGCCCGCGCGAGGGCGTCCCGGTCGCGCACGTCCGCGACGTAGCCCCTCGCCGTGACGCCGTCGGCGGCGAGATCCTTCTCCAGTGCCTCGAGCTTGGTCCGGTTGCGGGCGATGAGGGCGACGGCGAAGCCCTCGCGGCCGAACTTCCGGGCCACGGCGGCCCCGAGCCCGGGGCCTGCGCCGACAATGGCGATAGTCATGTCTTCATCGTAGGGTTGCGGGCCCGACCGTGGGAGACCCTGACGGTACCCGCCGGCGAGCCGGGGTCGGCCCCGGTCGGTCGCAGCCTTCTCGTCGAGGCCGGTGTATCCGACGGCAAGCCGGGGGCGGCCCCTTCGAGGCGAGGGGCCAGGGATCCGGGGATCGGCGTGGCGGTGTCGGTGCGGGCGGGTGCGCGGTGGTTCGTGGGTGTGTTCACGGCGAGGTGGTCGTCTGCGCGATTCTGGCTGGGGCGGATTCAGTCGCCCGCAGCGCCCTCGACGCGTTCCTGCCCCGGGGAGAGTCGATTCGGTGATGTCACCTCAGCTCACATTGTGCGAGCTGAGCTCGCACGAATCGAGCTGAGGTGGATTTCGTCAAGCTGAGCTCACATTGTGCGAGCTGAGGTGGATTTCGGCGAGCTGAGCTCGCACCGCGTGAGCCGGGCTCAACGAGCGCCGGTTCGGTTCGCATCAGTCCGGAGTCGGCGCGGGTCGTGGGTCCGTCGTCGTTCTCGCCGACGAGGCCGCCCGCACGGACCCGGTCCC is part of the Actinomyces sp. oral taxon 414 genome and encodes:
- a CDS encoding cyclophilin-like fold protein, with amino-acid sequence MGETRIRTTVGNQTIEARLHDNPTARSLIDQLPLTLDFSDYGGQEVLAAPPSPLTMEGAPAGESAPAGTIGWYAPGGVIVLYYADVGRYNGIVRIGEMDGDASLLSGWNGSRSVTIELAD
- a CDS encoding SDR family NAD(P)-dependent oxidoreductase gives rise to the protein MTIAIVGAGPGLGAAVARKFGREGFAVALIARNRTKLEALEKDLAADGVTARGYVADVRDRDALARALERAAEDLGPIEAMQFSPVPGADFLKPVLETTVEDLRAAVELSILGFSAAVGQVLPGMMERGAGTILLINGASAATPNGRVAGTSTAFAGESAYGAMLHEAAAPRGVNVRQLIIPGAIGGGDPLYEPAALAERIWRLHAVPGPFRVTVGEEPA
- a CDS encoding GNAT family N-acetyltransferase, whose product is MTFTIIQPADVDTAIDCLRRVPPLVDCPTQRRQRDPDSLSRAFAGGDFRRPDLVWVAVGDEGGPRAAVAGLLTGAQTVLDFFGADDEEALAAVVAAATAGVSDQEWPEACLYVPPGAGVDSPELRAWARALRDAGWDLLVERHHYDLVPHPGLAAPPADCPLHLEPLVGPEDPRLEPTVRDVLVGSLDVADRTLTARVGLERAARETVRDLLASDPWQCLHLAYDAGSEPVGLVSWIGAPGGPGYVLQVGVVRGCRGRRYGQRLLELATCALVEAGCRSLVADVDITNTPMAAAFARVGWTVAEQRIDMLPRELLLAAAG
- a CDS encoding helix-turn-helix domain-containing protein — translated: MGRPRTFSEPDVVARASAVFARRGFAATSVDDLVRATGVGRASLYGAFGSKDGLFQRCLSGALAALAPGPADPAAGADPADPADRAGALGPGFAADPAAGTDSAATPDSASRASRLGGSDTADPLDLVLVALMELAPDDAALAADIGRALRRARVGPADLGARLLARASL